The sequence below is a genomic window from Ipomoea triloba cultivar NCNSP0323 chromosome 10, ASM357664v1.
CAAAAAACAATAATTGTGTCTATGAACAATGGGAGCtatctattgacctttttggttCGATCCGATCAGCTATGAACAACCTAAACTGGTTTGCTTCCTTAGAGTCCTTAGAGCATCCATGTCAACAGATTTTCGGTGATTTTTTGTGGGGTATAATGTGATGTGGAGATGAGAGAAGGAGGAGAGAGTGTGTGTTTTATTTTCCTGCAAGTTAATGATTTTTTGTGGGTCCTAAAGAGAGGAGAAAAGGGATACCAGCAGGTGTTGTGCGTGTTTCACGCACAATAGACACCCACACGATCGCATGCAGTGCGCGATGGCACGTTAGagcctttatttatttatttattgcgtCAGAATCAaccgtttttttttcttcctttttcctttttctaatTCCCTCCTCTCTCTTATGTGTAACctaaaaaaccacaaaaaatcaCTATTATTGTGGATATTCTTAGTCACAAAGTGAAGTTTACCTCGTACATTTGCGTTACCAAAAATCACACGTAATCATAAAGATAGAATTTTAGTCTTGTGAGCAAATAACCTTTTGGGGCATTTGGTTGGCTGTAATTGGAAATCTTTTACAATGTTATTAACATGCAAGGAAACtatattatttggttggattgaattgcaattttcatgtaattttttttaaataatactccgtaagtCTCAATCCAAGTTATATCATTGATTTATGTCCATTTTATGTATGCTAATAAAGatatacatttaatattaaatgttgtacattttagttttattggacaaaattaTCTCTATTACATTCTTGTTAGACAAAACTACACTTACACAATTATAACTACGTTACTATTTAATTCTAACACTAAtgactccatcattattaccatacacttatatttatcatatcttttattttcttattatttaattatcattttattcaaATCATTAtatgattaatttaattgttgattatattttaattaaatttctatgaataatatatcatatttgtgtgtatataatacatatacaatttgggtatatataatttgaacaataatttttaattatttatatttatgaatgAGACAAAAATCATAGGTAAGCAACAATATAGAATTTTAGTCTAGCGAGCAAATCACAATCGACGTCTTAACGCTATGCTTCCATCATTTACGTACATTAGCATAtactacatatatttttttgtcaatCATATTCGTGCCATGTAAGATGAAAAGGTTATTCTCCATGAAATAacgaaattttattattttcttaatttcgtGTTGATCAGGCTTATTCAGGCTGGGCTTATTCAGGCTGGGGTTAGTATGCAAGCCAATTCTGTCTTCTACTGCGTATATATGTGAGGCCGCTCATCGTTAATGGGAAGACGCATGGCGGCTATGGCTTCTTCGAGCTCCCCGGTAATTCTATCAATTTTATTCACTTGCTTAACCTTTTCGCCGCCGGTGGTTTCCGTTTCCGTTCAAGTTCAGTTCTACAAATGCATTTCTTTATATTCCGATACCTCCATTCCATTCTCCACCGCTTTCTTCTCCCCTACTACAAATGCTTCTTCGTTCAATTCCGTTCTCCAATCCACCGCCCAAAATCTCCGCTTCCTGGAGCCCTCCGCGCCCAAGCCGCTGCTCATCTTCACCCCGCTCATTGAATCCCACGTTCAGGCGGCCGTCATTTGCGCTAAAGAAGCCGGAATTCAGCTCAGAGTCCGCAGCGGCGGCCATGACTACGAAGGGATTTCCTACACCTCGGACATGGAATCTCCGGCGCCGTTTGTCGTGATTGATTTGGCGAAGCTCCGGGGAATTAAGGTTGATGTTGAGGGTAACAGTGCTTGGGTCCAGGCTGGGGCTACGAATGGAGAAGTTTATTACAGAATTGCGGAAAAAAGTAAGATTCTTGGTTTTCCGGCGGGGTTTTGCACCAGCTTGGGAATCGGAGGGCACATTACTGGAGGCGCGTATGGTCCGTTGGTGAGAAAGTACGGTCTCGGAGTGGACAACGTTGTCGATGCGCGTATTGTTGACGCGACGGGGAGGGTTCTAGACAGAGCCGCAATGGGGGAAGACTTGTTCTGGGCAatcagcggcggcggcggcggaagcTTCGGAATTCTACTCGCCTGGAAAATCAACCTCGTACCAGTTCCATCCACGGTGACGGTTTTCAACGTCCCGAGGACATTAGAGCAAAACGGAACCAAAATATTCTATAAATGGCAGAAAATCGCCGATAAGCTCGACGAGGATCTTTTCATCGAAGTCACCTTCACGGCCGTGAATTCAACCTCAATCAATTACAAAAGAACCGTACAAACGGAATACAAAGCCCTGTTTCTCGGACAAACCGACAGGCTACTAAAAATCATGAATCATAGCTTCCCCGAACTACGATTGACCAAAAAAGACTGCTCCGAAATGAGCTGGATAGAGTCCGTGATTTACCTGACCGGAAACCCAAGAACCACGCCGCCGGAGTTTCTCATCCAAGGGAAACTACAATTCCAGAAGACAAATTTCAAGGCCAAATCAGATTTCCTGAGAAAGCCCATTCCAAAGAGCGGTCTCAAGGGGCTCTGGAAAATCTTCCTGGAGGATGACTCGCCGCTGATGATCCTGAATCCCTACGGAGGAATGATGGGGAAGATTCCGGAATCCGCCACCCCATTCCCTCATCGGAAAGGGGTGATATGCAAAATCCAGTACCTGACGAGCTGGGAAATAGAGGGGGAGGAGAAGAAACACTTGGATTGGATAAGGCGGCTGTATAATTACATGGGCACTTTTGTTTCCAAGTCCCCGAGAGAAGCTTATGTGAATTACAGGGATCTAGACCTCGGAATGAACAACAATGGCGGAAACACTAGCTTCTCAGAGGCTAGTGTTTGGGGTAAAAAGtatttcaagaaaaattttGAGAGGCTTGTTGTTGTGAAGACGAGGGTTGACCCTGATAACTTCTTCTGGCATGAACAGAGCATCCCTGTTGTTCCATCAAAGTAAAACCTTGTTGGATTGAAGCTTATAATTGCAGATTTCCAGTGCCAATTTCTTGTGTTTTTACAGTGAGCtagccaatagttcatttgtttgtgtattgaatgtttGTTATTACGTTCAGTACTGAAAAAATGAACATGTTTATTATTTCCCAGAGTTTTAAAGATTCATTAACATTAAACTCTGTTTATTATGCAACTGAACATTAATCACACTGTAAACCAATGAcataaaaatacataaatacataattaggAAAGAACAGGGATGCTCTGTTCATGCCAGAAGAAGTTATGAGGGTCAACCTTCGTCTTCACAGCAACAAGTCTCTCAAAATTTCCCTTGAAATACTTATAACCCCAAACACTAGCCTCTGAGACACTCGTGTTTCTGCCATTGTTGTTCATTCCAGGTCTAAATCCCTGTAATTCACATAAGCGTCTCTGGGAGACTTGGAGGCATAAGCGCTCATGTAATCGTACAGTCCCCTTATCCAATCAATGTGTTTCTTCTTCTCCCCTTCAATTTTCCAGGATCACCCCTTTCCGGTGAGGGAATGGAGTGGCAGATTCTGGAATCTTTCCCATCATTCCTCCGTACGGATTCCAAATCATCAACGGCGTATCCTCCTTGAGGAAAATCTTCCAGAGTCCCCGGAGACCGCTCTCCGGAACGGGCGTTCTCAGGAATTCCGACTTCGCCTTGATACTAGACCTTGGAGATAATGGTTTCCCTTGGAGGAGAGA
It includes:
- the LOC116033001 gene encoding berberine bridge enzyme-like 13, whose translation is MAAMASSSSPVILSILFTCLTFSPPVVSVSVQVQFYKCISLYSDTSIPFSTAFFSPTTNASSFNSVLQSTAQNLRFLEPSAPKPLLIFTPLIESHVQAAVICAKEAGIQLRVRSGGHDYEGISYTSDMESPAPFVVIDLAKLRGIKVDVEGNSAWVQAGATNGEVYYRIAEKSKILGFPAGFCTSLGIGGHITGGAYGPLVRKYGLGVDNVVDARIVDATGRVLDRAAMGEDLFWAISGGGGGSFGILLAWKINLVPVPSTVTVFNVPRTLEQNGTKIFYKWQKIADKLDEDLFIEVTFTAVNSTSINYKRTVQTEYKALFLGQTDRLLKIMNHSFPELRLTKKDCSEMSWIESVIYLTGNPRTTPPEFLIQGKLQFQKTNFKAKSDFLRKPIPKSGLKGLWKIFLEDDSPLMILNPYGGMMGKIPESATPFPHRKGVICKIQYLTSWEIEGEEKKHLDWIRRLYNYMGTFVSKSPREAYVNYRDLDLGMNNNGGNTSFSEASVWGKKYFKKNFERLVVVKTRVDPDNFFWHEQSIPVVPSK